The Oscillospiraceae bacterium genome contains the following window.
GAGCGGCGCGACCGTGCGGGCGGCGGCAGCCGTGTTCGGCGTAAGCAAATCCACGATCTGGAAGGACCAGCACCGCCTGCGCCGCCAGAATCCCGGCCTTTGGGCCGAGGTACAGGCTGTTGTGCAGAAAAACAAGGCCGAGCGGCATCTGCGCGGCGGCGAGGCCACACGGCGCAAATATTTGCAGACAGCATCTTGCGCGGCGCACCACAGCACAGTATAATAGAATAAAGAATAAAGGACGGTGCATCTATGAAACGGCAGGACTACATCAGCTGGGACGAGTATTTTATGGGCATTGCTCTGCTTTCCGCCATGCGGTCAAAGGACAACAACAGTCAGGTCGGGGCCTGCATCGTCAGCCCGGAGAACAAGATCCTGTCACTGGGTTACAACGGCATGCCCATCGGCTGCAATGACGATGATATGCCCTGGGAGCGCGAGGGCGATGACCTTGAGACAAAATACATGTATGTCTGCCACTCGGAGCTGAACGCCATTCTGAACAGCCCCAACCACGACCTGCGCGGCTCCCGGATGTATGTGACGCTCTTTCCCTGCAATGAGTGCGCCAAGGCGATCATCCAGAGCGGCATCAAG
Protein-coding sequences here:
- a CDS encoding sporulation transcriptional regulator SpoIIID, translated to MKGDPEERAAAVGRYIVQSGATVRAAAAVFGVSKSTIWKDQHRLRRQNPGLWAEVQAVVQKNKAERHLRGGEATRRKYLQTASCAAHHSTV
- a CDS encoding dCMP deaminase family protein — translated: MKRQDYISWDEYFMGIALLSAMRSKDNNSQVGACIVSPENKILSLGYNGMPIGCNDDDMPWEREGDDLETKYMYVCHSELNAILNSPNHDLRGSRMYVTLFPCNECAKAIIQSGIKELIYLSDKYHDTHACVASRRMFKMTGVMCRAYQPTGREIKLDV